The region GGTGTATGCAAACTGAAGAGGATCCTGATGGTCCTCTGTCTCCAACCTCAGCCTCCGAAGGACCAACTTCTCAGCGCACTTGAAGGGGATAGAGGTGTGCGCTACGGGCCTGTAGTCGTTCAATGTCAAGGGATTGGGCTTCTTGGGTACAGGAACAAGAATGGAGCTCTTCCAGATTGCAGGGATGGAATGTTCGTCGAGGGACCTCTGGAAGAGCTCGCGGTAGACAGGGGCAAGGGAGTCTCCGCATTCCCGTAGACGTCTGCCAGTGATGTTGTCTGGGCCTGCGGCACTGCGTGCCTTGACCTTCTTGAAGGTCGACCGGACTTCgtcggtggtgatgatgatgggcGTGGACGGGCGGCTGAGCACCTCCTCCATGACTTTCCGTTGTTCTTCGCTGAAGTTACGCTGATCGAACCGGGCATAGAAAGTGTTCAGCTCTCCTGCCAGCTTCGCCTCATCCGTCGTCTTGAGTGGGACTTTCTTCGGCTTGTAGGAGGTGATGGTCTGGACGTCCTGCCAGTACTGCCTGGAGTTGCCCTCTCTGAAGTTATTCTCCAGCTTGGTCGCGAAGCGACGTTTGTCCTCTCTGATCTGCTTGGTAAGTTGCCGCTGGACAGCCTTCACCTCGTCGCGGTCACCGCTCTTGAACGCCTACCCTTTCCTGTAGAGCAGCCTCTTCAAACCCGGTGTTACCCAAGGCTTGGTGTTGGGGTAGACTGTGCAGGACTTGGTCTCAAGAACAGTGTCCGCGCAGAAGGCGATGTACGCCGAGGTGACGTCGGCTGTCGCATCGAGGCTGGGATCAGAGAAGATGCTCCAGTCTGTAGACTCAAAGCAGCCGCTAAGAGCCTCTGACGAGTCACTGACGATAGCAGTTGATACATCTTGCTGTAGCCTCTAAGCATTAGAAGATAAAACATTGAACACTGTTTATGGGATTGCATCAAAGTGCAAAATCTTTAGATGGTCACTTCAAACACAGTGGATGTTGATACTTCCCATAAACTGAACTTGGTGAAAAACTGCACTAAACATAGCGAACAGGCAAATCCTTAAGAAAAGGGTCAATGACCAATCTTTAAAATCCAGAAATGTGTCCTAGACATTGCACCTGAAGTCTTACTGACGGGGGTTGCATAGAACCGCAAAGCATACACACGACAACAGGAGACACGATACAACACAGCAGCAGAGACTTTTTGAATTAGATCTCTTTGACTAACATTTGAAAGCGATTTCACATCGATATGAGGTGGAATCAACGTGTCTGCAGACACACTGGTTTACACAGCTACAGCAAAGAGGTTCAAACGTATTCGATCCGACCATGCGAGAGAGGCAGTAGGCATTATTGTGttcttgtgttttattttctatgTATTCGTGTGTTCTGTTTTTCTTAACACAGGTTGAAAATTCACCCATGAcataaacaacacaaacaaacacaacaataaGGGTAGAAATAACAAACTGAAGTTTGTTCCTATCTGCATTCTGTCCCCTGTTGTTTTAAGTCGTCTGTGATAGTCCCTGTCCCCAAGAAACCCCGTGTCGCCCAGCTTAATGACTACCGCCCAGTCGCACTCACATCAGTGGCCATGAAGGTTTTTGAGCGGATCGTTCTGTCCTACTTAAAGGCATGCACTGGTGCCTCACGTGACCCTCTCCAGTTCGCTTATCGGGCAAACAGATCGGTTGAGGACGCTGTAGCGCTAGGTCTGTTCCACATCCTGCGTCATCTGGAGAAGTCACGTTCATACGCTAGAATCTTATTTCTCGATTTTAGTAGTGCTTTTAATACAATTATCCCCCACATGCTGTTTGACAAGCTGTCAGCCCTGAACGTACATCCGTCCATCTGTCATTGGGTTTTAGACTTTCTCTTAGACCGTCCACAGGTAGTCAAGGTGAACGGTTCATACTCTTGCTCAGCCACGCTGAACACAGGGGCACCCCAGGGGTGTGTGCTTTCTCCACTTTTATTCACACTTTTCACGAACGACTGTGTATCATCAgatccatctgtgctggttctgAAGTTTTCAGATGACACGACAGTTGAGGGGCTGATTTCCAACGATGATGAAAGTGTGTATAGAGAGGAGGTGGAACAGTTGGTTGGCTGGTGCTCTGACAACAACTTAGAGCTCAATGTCTCTAAAACCAAAGAAATGATTGTAgattttagaaagaacaaactcGCACTCACCCCTTTAGAGATCAACGGTGAAAGTGTTGAGCAGGTCGACTCCTTTAGATTTTTAGGCACAATCATCTCGAGCGACCTCACAtgggacaaaaacacaga is a window of Littorina saxatilis isolate snail1 unplaced genomic scaffold, US_GU_Lsax_2.0 scaffold_665, whole genome shotgun sequence DNA encoding:
- the LOC138957544 gene encoding uncharacterized protein; translated protein: MATDRLQQDVSTAIVSDSSEALSGCFESTDWSIFSDPSLDATADVTSAYIAFCADTVLETKSCTVYPNTKPWSGDRDEVKAVQRQLTKQIREDKRRFATKLENNFREGNSRQYWQDVQTITSYKPKKVPLKTTDEAKLAGELNTFYARFDQRNFSEEQRKVMEEVLSRPSTPIIITTDEVRSTFKKVKARSAAGPDNITGRRLRECGDSLAPVYRELFQRSLDEHSIPAIWKSSILVPVPKKPNPLTLNDYRPVAHTSIPFKCAEKLVLRRLRLETEDHQDPLQFAYTRNRSTEDAILTLVHNVSAHLEKPSSYARC